In Natranaerobius trueperi, a single window of DNA contains:
- a CDS encoding DUF4438 domain-containing protein: MIKTNRDNLVKLGVQGNIAPPKTGPYRINNEGWADTLPGVGGITYNVNVGSPAIGWVADHVEPGVSIKLKEEQDNSGLQTFACVGNEAVVISGAAKGRKGVVTGKHGGIEHVLVHFDEDTLDKLAIDDKITIKSYGTGLRLTDHPDVIVKNLDPDLFEKLPIKETSEGIEVPVKTTIPPYLMGSGIGAPTTHRGDYDIMTQDKEAFEKHNLKDLKLGDLVLLEDCDNEYGRGYLKGARSVGVVIHSDCVVTGHGPGVTTLFTSKKPIITGKQDDNANLVEYLELDKLEQENKEKKD, encoded by the coding sequence ATGATAAAAACAAACAGAGATAACCTGGTTAAATTAGGTGTCCAGGGTAACATAGCACCTCCAAAAACAGGACCTTACAGAATTAATAATGAAGGATGGGCTGACACTCTTCCGGGTGTAGGTGGTATTACTTATAACGTAAATGTAGGTAGTCCTGCAATCGGCTGGGTAGCAGACCACGTCGAGCCTGGTGTTAGTATCAAATTAAAAGAAGAACAAGACAATAGTGGACTTCAAACCTTTGCTTGTGTAGGAAATGAAGCTGTTGTCATTAGTGGAGCAGCTAAAGGAAGAAAAGGAGTAGTTACCGGAAAGCATGGTGGAATTGAGCATGTACTTGTTCACTTTGATGAAGATACTTTAGACAAATTAGCTATTGATGACAAAATTACTATCAAAAGTTATGGAACGGGGTTAAGACTAACTGATCATCCAGATGTAATTGTTAAAAACCTTGACCCTGATCTATTTGAAAAACTACCTATTAAAGAAACATCTGAAGGAATTGAAGTACCAGTTAAAACTACTATTCCACCTTACCTTATGGGTTCAGGTATTGGTGCTCCAACCACTCATAGAGGGGATTATGATATCATGACCCAAGATAAAGAGGCTTTTGAAAAACATAATCTAAAAGACCTTAAATTAGGTGATTTAGTTCTTTTAGAAGACTGTGATAATGAATATGGTAGAGGTTATTTAAAAGGTGCTAGATCAGTTGGTGTAGTAATTCACAGTGACTGTGTTGTTACAGGACACGGCCCTGGTGTAACAACTTTATTTACTAGTAAAAAACCAATTATTACTGGAAAACAAGACGATAATGCAAACTTAGTTGAATATCTAGAATTAGATAAATTAGAACAAGAAAATAAAGAGAAGAAAGACTAA
- a CDS encoding sensor histidine kinase, which produces MNKKKEDKLDITQIDKILEKTIESIEQGKTEIFDIAETARSEYEQLKNELTDIKKQTAELIDEVDNLEKRSHFSRIRLAEVSKNFNTYSEKDIKQAYEQASELRARLTIMKEREQQMKRLRDNTERRLKNLENTVNKAENIMNQMGAIESYLSQGLGGLQETIDELEQRKTTGLRIIRAQEEERRRVAREIHDGPAQSLANMVLRTEYCEKLLDSNNQVDKIRDELIDLKEQVRLNLKDVRKIIFDLRPMTLDDLGLVPAIRRLIQGVEEDINIEGELKVFGEEARLERDLEIALFRTIQEALNNIKKHSKAKRFWVKVEFREDLIQMNIRDDGTGFEINEVSKDNQFGLSNMKERVTSLEGDIKINSKPKEGTIISIKVPISGM; this is translated from the coding sequence ATGAATAAAAAAAAAGAGGATAAGCTAGATATAACACAAATTGATAAGATTTTAGAAAAAACCATCGAAAGTATAGAACAAGGAAAAACAGAAATTTTCGATATTGCTGAAACTGCTAGAAGTGAATATGAACAGTTGAAAAATGAACTAACAGATATTAAAAAACAGACTGCTGAACTTATTGATGAAGTAGATAATCTAGAAAAAAGAAGTCATTTTTCTAGAATTCGATTAGCTGAGGTTAGTAAAAACTTTAATACATATTCAGAAAAAGATATCAAACAAGCATATGAACAAGCTTCAGAACTTAGGGCTAGGTTAACTATCATGAAGGAACGAGAACAACAAATGAAAAGGTTGCGTGACAATACTGAAAGAAGGTTAAAAAACCTTGAAAATACTGTCAATAAAGCAGAAAACATTATGAATCAAATGGGAGCTATTGAATCTTATTTGTCTCAAGGGCTTGGGGGACTACAAGAGACTATTGATGAGTTAGAACAAAGAAAAACTACAGGTTTAAGAATTATTAGAGCACAAGAAGAAGAAAGAAGAAGAGTAGCTAGAGAGATTCATGATGGACCAGCCCAGAGCTTAGCTAACATGGTACTTAGGACAGAATATTGTGAAAAACTTTTAGATTCAAATAACCAAGTTGATAAAATAAGAGATGAATTAATAGACTTAAAGGAACAAGTAAGGTTAAATTTAAAAGATGTAAGAAAAATTATCTTTGATCTACGTCCAATGACATTAGATGATTTAGGGTTAGTCCCAGCTATTCGTAGACTAATACAAGGTGTAGAAGAAGATATTAATATAGAGGGAGAACTAAAAGTTTTTGGAGAAGAAGCCCGTCTTGAAAGAGACCTAGAAATAGCTCTTTTTAGAACCATACAAGAGGCTTTAAATAATATAAAAAAACACTCTAAAGCTAAAAGATTTTGGGTAAAAGTAGAATTTAGAGAGGATTTAATACAGATGAATATTAGAGATGATGGGACAGGCTTTGAAATAAATGAAGTTAGTAAAGATAATCAATTTGGATTATCAAATATGAAAGAAAGAGTAACTAGTCTCGAAGGAGATATTAAGATAAATTCTAAGCCAAAGGAAGGTACTATAATATCTATAAAGGTTCCGATTTCCGGTATGTAA
- a CDS encoding N-acetylmuramoyl-L-alanine amidase family protein, translating into MVLVTNLWSSVSHPNNSIVGVDFYPDLTNFEVSRLDSLRYNITFQNASLNFPPTSIFPLDGLVDNVELSQNKDHIELYVTLTHPTNIDYKTIGKCPEQVKLYFDRTPLVNLLKNKHIVIDPSHGGSDYGSISPTSLLEKEVTLDLAYRSKELLEKYQAYVTLLRTSDKDPLPTRKKQNKITSINPDLMISLHTGNDVKGKVIGSRTGFFKTSSQGKKIANIMQKALYKKLIFPNGGIFKTNVSLLKTLPDKSIRVEILNITSRLEEGWMRDDGFRDIMVQGLFNGIKDIFNYSTT; encoded by the coding sequence ATGGTATTAGTGACAAATTTATGGTCAAGTGTAAGTCATCCAAACAACTCAATTGTTGGAGTGGATTTTTATCCTGATCTAACTAATTTTGAAGTCTCTAGATTAGACTCATTAAGGTATAATATAACCTTTCAAAATGCTTCTCTAAACTTCCCACCTACATCTATCTTCCCCTTAGATGGACTCGTAGATAATGTAGAACTTTCTCAAAATAAAGATCACATAGAGCTTTATGTAACACTTACCCATCCAACAAATATAGATTATAAAACGATTGGGAAGTGTCCTGAACAAGTAAAATTATATTTTGATAGAACCCCATTAGTTAATTTATTAAAGAACAAACATATTGTTATAGACCCTTCCCATGGTGGGTCTGACTATGGAAGTATAAGCCCTACTTCTTTATTAGAAAAAGAGGTAACCCTTGATTTAGCTTATAGATCTAAAGAACTGTTAGAAAAATATCAAGCATATGTTACATTACTTAGAACATCTGATAAAGATCCTCTACCAACTAGAAAAAAACAAAATAAAATTACATCCATTAATCCAGATTTGATGATCTCTTTACACACTGGAAATGATGTAAAAGGTAAAGTTATTGGATCTAGAACTGGCTTTTTTAAAACTTCAAGCCAAGGTAAAAAAATTGCTAATATCATGCAAAAAGCATTATACAAAAAACTGATCTTTCCAAATGGAGGGATCTTTAAGACAAATGTATCACTTTTAAAAACACTGCCAGATAAAAGCATACGGGTTGAAATATTAAATATTACAAGTAGATTAGAAGAAGGTTGGATGAGAGATGATGGTTTTAGAGATATTATGGTCCAAGGATTATTTAATGGTATTAAAGATATATTTAACTACTCCACCACCTAA
- a CDS encoding DUF192 domain-containing protein, which yields MLIVENKNIILAKHVITFDTFIKRLIGLMGKTHLSSYEALVIDQCSQVHTMFVFFKLDLIFIDNDNRIIEIVNELKPFSLSPKVKNASKVIELTGGKLSQFDIQKGDRLNVIR from the coding sequence ATGCTAATAGTAGAGAACAAAAATATTATATTAGCAAAGCATGTCATAACTTTCGATACCTTTATCAAAAGATTAATTGGCCTCATGGGAAAGACTCATCTTTCTTCCTATGAGGCTTTGGTTATTGATCAATGCTCTCAAGTTCATACAATGTTTGTATTTTTTAAACTAGATCTGATATTCATAGATAACGATAATAGAATAATAGAAATAGTAAATGAATTAAAGCCTTTTTCACTTTCTCCTAAAGTCAAAAATGCGTCTAAGGTGATAGAGTTAACAGGAGGTAAACTAAGTCAATTTGATATACAAAAAGGAGATAGACTGAATGTAATAAGATAG
- a CDS encoding cyclodeaminase/cyclohydrolase family protein translates to MKFLTSSIEEYIDLLASSKLTPSGGSSLAVTGALGSSLVIMYCDISLKKVSDSGYIELLEEGREKAVLIKKDFEHFIERDAYVVREYLGTNSKDKKEKTGQEKSGQLRTSEDIAKELTLIPLLTAQRAREVLRLILSLQKNGHPAVEGDLLAGAYQASGAIFGSLTNVNENLKNISNKTFCTMIGNEAERIEKTSRDLIQKIEHIHHRVAVYDG, encoded by the coding sequence ATGAAGTTTTTAACAAGTTCTATTGAAGAGTACATTGATTTACTTGCTTCAAGTAAATTAACTCCTAGTGGTGGTAGTTCACTTGCTGTAACAGGGGCCCTTGGTAGTAGCCTTGTGATTATGTACTGTGATATCTCATTAAAAAAAGTATCAGACTCTGGTTATATAGAACTATTAGAAGAAGGTAGGGAGAAAGCAGTATTAATAAAAAAAGATTTTGAACACTTTATAGAAAGAGATGCTTATGTAGTGCGTGAATATTTAGGTACAAACTCAAAAGATAAAAAAGAAAAAACAGGTCAAGAAAAATCAGGCCAATTAAGGACAAGTGAAGATATAGCAAAAGAATTAACTCTAATACCTCTTTTAACAGCACAAAGAGCAAGGGAAGTCTTAAGATTAATTCTAAGTCTTCAAAAAAATGGACATCCGGCTGTAGAGGGTGATTTATTAGCAGGTGCTTATCAAGCTTCTGGAGCTATCTTTGGTAGCCTTACAAATGTGAATGAAAATTTAAAAAATATATCTAATAAAACTTTTTGTACAATGATCGGTAATGAAGCTGAGAGGATTGAGAAAACTAGCCGGGACCTGATACAAAAAATAGAACATATTCACCATAGAGTGGCCGTTTATGATGGCTGA
- a CDS encoding diguanylate cyclase yields the protein MGKIKQQRIELLFSTCVFFFLLSVTILHADSSLFLTTEFIVFLLLAVLIEHIYIPNKKVTLSLNFALVFAALMIIGFYPAMWISILSITFYKLIFANFEITRAIFNGAMFGTMAYIAGSTYIAFGGSTGSLVLLELVPVIAYILVSILVNHIIATWYICGVIKKADYTLTDVLYNFGWDLLTYVVSLPIGLLMVFLYSHIDILGIIIMVITLAVNSYIFRLYKKLELFHKELHSLQKTSINLIESMELDDVLKSITESCETLFETKRCAIWMYQNERLELTLIDGSSPEKNHFLNEGEGIVGKAVQSKSPILVENIFSQEWQEDSLIEGVYQEQPSAIAVPLTFYNQVIGAISLSRDGISDTLEREELSQLIDIFSAQAASALSNALHHQQIENQAITDEKTNLYNYRSFYSQLDDKMKKHPEQPLTILMIDIDDFKQYNDRFGHPAGDKVLAQVANLLKENIRENDIAARYGGEEFTIILCGTRGVEAEKVAERIRSAIANYPFPGDQKTPRVKLTVSIGVGEYPKDGDNAIDIIRKADQALYLGSKERGKNRFSKFIKTTSYDNIVDFPKGVDNNDSGRGCD from the coding sequence GTGGGTAAGATTAAGCAACAACGGATTGAACTTTTGTTTTCCACCTGTGTTTTTTTCTTTTTATTATCTGTAACTATTTTACATGCTGATAGTAGTTTATTTTTAACTACTGAGTTTATAGTATTTTTACTGTTAGCAGTTTTAATAGAACATATTTATATTCCCAACAAAAAAGTAACCTTATCATTAAATTTTGCACTAGTCTTTGCCGCTCTTATGATTATAGGATTTTACCCTGCCATGTGGATTTCAATATTAAGTATTACCTTTTACAAATTAATCTTTGCTAATTTTGAAATAACTAGAGCAATCTTCAATGGTGCTATGTTTGGTACAATGGCTTATATTGCGGGGTCCACATATATAGCTTTTGGAGGTAGTACAGGAAGTTTAGTACTTCTTGAGTTAGTTCCAGTTATAGCATATATTTTAGTAAGCATTTTAGTTAACCATATTATAGCTACTTGGTATATTTGTGGAGTTATTAAAAAAGCTGATTACACATTAACTGATGTATTGTATAATTTCGGATGGGACCTACTGACTTATGTAGTTAGTCTTCCAATAGGTTTATTGATGGTTTTTCTATATTCTCATATTGATATTTTAGGGATAATTATTATGGTTATAACTTTAGCAGTAAATAGTTATATTTTTAGACTTTATAAAAAGTTAGAACTTTTTCATAAGGAGCTTCATTCACTACAGAAAACGTCTATTAATTTAATTGAGAGTATGGAGCTTGATGATGTATTAAAATCAATAACAGAGTCATGTGAAACCTTATTTGAAACTAAACGTTGTGCTATTTGGATGTATCAAAATGAAAGGTTAGAACTAACATTAATAGATGGAAGTTCCCCTGAGAAGAATCACTTTTTAAATGAAGGAGAGGGAATTGTAGGAAAAGCAGTACAATCTAAGTCTCCTATTTTAGTTGAAAATATTTTTAGTCAAGAATGGCAAGAAGATAGTTTAATAGAAGGTGTATACCAAGAACAACCTTCAGCTATAGCTGTTCCATTAACATTTTATAATCAAGTTATAGGTGCTATTTCACTATCAAGAGATGGTATTAGTGATACTTTAGAAAGAGAAGAATTATCACAATTAATAGATATATTTAGTGCCCAAGCAGCTTCTGCTCTTTCTAATGCACTACATCATCAACAAATTGAAAATCAAGCTATTACTGATGAAAAGACCAACCTATATAATTATAGATCATTTTATAGCCAATTAGATGATAAAATGAAAAAGCATCCAGAACAGCCACTCACTATCTTGATGATAGATATTGATGACTTTAAACAGTATAATGATAGATTCGGTCATCCGGCTGGTGATAAAGTATTAGCACAAGTTGCAAACCTATTAAAAGAAAATATTAGAGAAAATGATATTGCAGCTAGATATGGTGGGGAAGAGTTTACAATTATTCTGTGTGGAACTAGGGGTGTTGAGGCAGAAAAAGTTGCAGAACGAATTAGAAGCGCTATAGCAAACTATCCGTTTCCTGGTGATCAAAAAACGCCAAGAGTTAAACTCACAGTAAGCATTGGAGTAGGAGAGTACCCAAAAGACGGAGATAATGCAATAGATATTATAAGAAAAGCTGATCAAGCACTTTATTTAGGATCAAAAGAAAGAGGTAAAAACCGTTTTTCAAAATTTATTAAAACTACCAGTTACGATAATATAGTTGATTTCCCCAAAGGGGTGGATAATAATGACTCAGGTAGAGGGTGTGATTAA
- a CDS encoding ATP-dependent RecD-like DNA helicase, giving the protein MTQVEGVIKRITYHNSENFFTVAKLVTDDSKQELTIVGNMPHLTPGERVSLQGEYTTHKKFGRQFQVDSYEIKLPVTVDGLVKFLSSGFIKGIGPKTADSLVKHFGKEVLDIIEKEPERLKEISGIGEEKAKQIYSGYIEHQQIKDIMVFLQGFGVSPGYALKIYRKFGEQTIQKVSENPYSLARDVFGIGFKTADQIAQKMGVSKESKERTKAAVIYLLEEGTQDGNTYLEREQLIKEMKELEVIPQDIKKILQELVDEKEIVVEDIPELGQLIYSSPFFFAEQGVANRLKKIKEGINQELVTKLDKEVENYHNRQDLTLSPEQQEVLKRVPKTGLMIVTGGPGTGKTTVINCLVDIFERAGHKVMLSAPTGRAAKRMSEATQSEAKTIHRLLEFSHSKGEGSGFQRNQDRPLQCDLLIVDEASMIDTLLMNNLLKAVAPGTRLILVGDIDQLPSVGAGNVLNDIIASKRIPVVRLRTVFRQAKESMVVVNAHRINQGEFPILNKKGKDFFFLPREDPEEVVKTIISLCAKRLPKYNDYNPRDDIQVLAPMRKTVTGVENLNHSLHNVLNPTKKDKPELTFGGRSFRLGDKVMQIKNDYEKDIFNGDTGVIVAIDSEEGSVRVDFGHSKGVSYEGRELDALVHAYAISVHKSQGSEYPVVVIPVTTQHYIMLQRNLLYTAITRAKSLVVLVGTKKALGISISNNKINERNSLLEYRIRALEV; this is encoded by the coding sequence ATGACTCAGGTAGAGGGTGTGATTAAACGGATCACTTATCATAATTCGGAAAATTTCTTTACAGTGGCAAAGCTAGTAACTGATGATAGTAAACAAGAGCTAACAATTGTAGGAAATATGCCACATTTAACTCCTGGTGAACGTGTATCTTTACAAGGAGAGTATACTACACATAAAAAGTTCGGACGTCAGTTTCAAGTTGATAGTTACGAGATAAAACTACCTGTGACTGTAGATGGACTTGTAAAGTTTCTTAGCTCTGGTTTTATAAAAGGAATAGGACCTAAAACAGCAGATAGTCTTGTTAAACATTTTGGAAAAGAAGTACTAGATATTATAGAAAAAGAGCCAGAGCGCTTAAAAGAAATTTCTGGTATAGGTGAAGAGAAAGCGAAACAAATTTATTCAGGCTATATAGAACATCAACAGATAAAAGATATCATGGTATTTTTACAAGGATTTGGAGTTAGTCCTGGGTATGCTTTAAAGATATATCGAAAATTTGGTGAACAAACTATCCAAAAGGTTTCAGAAAATCCTTACTCTCTTGCTAGAGATGTATTTGGTATTGGTTTTAAAACAGCTGATCAGATAGCACAAAAGATGGGAGTTTCTAAGGAGTCAAAAGAGAGAACTAAAGCAGCTGTGATCTATCTTTTAGAAGAAGGAACTCAAGATGGAAACACTTATCTTGAACGAGAACAACTTATAAAAGAAATGAAAGAGTTAGAGGTTATACCACAAGACATAAAAAAAATCTTACAAGAGTTAGTGGATGAAAAAGAAATAGTAGTTGAAGATATTCCAGAACTTGGGCAATTAATATATTCTTCACCATTCTTTTTCGCTGAACAAGGAGTTGCTAATAGATTAAAAAAAATTAAAGAAGGAATCAACCAAGAACTAGTTACTAAACTCGATAAAGAAGTAGAAAATTATCATAATAGACAGGACCTTACCCTGTCACCTGAACAACAAGAAGTTTTAAAAAGAGTACCAAAGACTGGTTTAATGATAGTTACAGGCGGCCCTGGTACAGGTAAAACCACTGTAATAAACTGTCTAGTAGATATATTTGAACGAGCAGGTCATAAAGTAATGTTATCAGCTCCTACAGGAAGAGCTGCAAAGCGTATGAGTGAAGCCACTCAAAGTGAAGCAAAAACTATTCATAGGCTTTTAGAATTTTCTCATAGTAAAGGTGAAGGCAGTGGTTTTCAAAGAAATCAAGATAGACCATTACAATGTGATTTATTAATAGTTGATGAAGCATCAATGATAGATACATTACTTATGAATAATCTATTAAAAGCAGTAGCTCCTGGGACTCGATTGATATTAGTTGGTGATATTGATCAGTTACCATCTGTTGGGGCTGGTAATGTATTAAATGATATAATTGCATCAAAGCGTATACCTGTTGTTAGGTTACGAACTGTTTTTAGACAAGCTAAAGAAAGTATGGTTGTTGTTAATGCTCATAGAATTAATCAAGGTGAATTTCCTATTTTGAATAAAAAGGGAAAAGACTTTTTCTTTTTGCCTCGTGAGGACCCAGAAGAAGTTGTCAAAACAATTATTTCACTTTGTGCAAAAAGACTTCCTAAATACAATGATTATAACCCAAGAGATGATATACAAGTACTAGCACCTATGAGAAAGACTGTAACTGGAGTAGAAAATTTGAATCATTCACTTCATAATGTATTAAACCCAACTAAAAAAGATAAACCAGAACTTACCTTTGGAGGAAGATCTTTTAGACTTGGTGATAAAGTAATGCAAATAAAGAATGACTATGAAAAGGATATTTTTAATGGTGATACAGGAGTAATCGTAGCTATTGATTCTGAAGAAGGAAGTGTTCGGGTAGATTTTGGTCATTCTAAAGGGGTTAGCTATGAAGGACGAGAACTTGATGCATTAGTTCATGCATATGCTATTAGTGTTCATAAAAGTCAGGGAAGTGAATATCCTGTTGTAGTAATACCTGTTACGACACAGCATTATATAATGCTTCAAAGAAATTTACTTTATACAGCTATTACTAGAGCTAAATCTTTAGTTGTATTAGTTGGTACTAAAAAAGCATTAGGTATTTCTATATCGAATAATAAAATAAATGAACGAAACTCATTACTTGAGTATAGGATAAGAGCCCTTGAAGTATAA
- a CDS encoding putative polysaccharide biosynthesis protein gives MMAEGLFRGAFVLMIAGILSKLMGALYRIPLSRIIGAEGMGLYEMAYPIYSLLLIMAVSGVPIAVSKMVSEQLATEKNQESYRVFIVALLFLLITGSFFSWLMYYLAEPISFQVLGDPRVVYSLRAISPAILIVSLMAAFRGYFQGMKLMTPTAISQVIEQFVRVTTMLILAYILIDRGVSYGAAGATFGAVTGALGGLFAVILLMFFYRKRHFFSFRGLFKALLSTVNLYKSLPLIGRLLTIAIPVSLGALVIPIMQTIDAIIIPQRLQFAGFEEAEATHLYGLLSGMALRLVSIPSTFSLALGTTLVPALSESNVLAGKRRVNYQLLKALRLNFILVIPAAIGLFIMAPRLTLLLFDYKEAGEPLRYLAFGTIFLSLQQVTAYALQGLGLTPYPVKNLCYGALINILINYHLTAIPEINIIGGAIGTCSGFFVASVFNIRDLRRHGKVGMGLVSIIKKPIFASVLMGGIIYYFQPIIDNIIAHTNISTIFGVCLGMMSYCAIMIGIRGITDKDLESIPKIGPQLSNVVLKIRWWSS, from the coding sequence ATGATGGCTGAAGGCCTTTTTAGAGGTGCCTTTGTTTTAATGATAGCGGGGATCTTAAGTAAGCTGATGGGTGCTTTATATCGTATTCCTTTATCAAGAATAATAGGAGCCGAGGGGATGGGCCTTTATGAGATGGCTTATCCAATTTATAGTTTACTTTTAATTATGGCAGTGTCTGGTGTACCGATTGCTGTTAGTAAAATGGTTTCTGAACAGCTAGCCACTGAAAAAAACCAAGAAAGTTATCGCGTCTTTATTGTTGCTTTATTATTTTTACTTATTACCGGAAGTTTTTTTTCATGGCTAATGTATTATTTAGCTGAACCTATTAGTTTTCAAGTACTTGGGGATCCCCGGGTAGTATATTCATTACGAGCTATATCCCCGGCTATTTTAATTGTTTCATTAATGGCAGCATTTCGCGGATATTTTCAAGGTATGAAATTGATGACACCAACAGCTATATCACAGGTTATAGAACAATTTGTACGAGTAACAACTATGCTTATTCTCGCTTATATTCTAATTGATAGAGGTGTATCTTATGGTGCTGCAGGGGCAACTTTTGGAGCAGTAACTGGAGCTTTAGGTGGTTTGTTTGCTGTAATTTTACTAATGTTTTTTTACAGAAAACGCCACTTTTTTAGTTTTAGAGGGTTATTTAAAGCATTATTATCTACAGTTAATCTCTATAAATCACTTCCGCTTATCGGGCGTCTTTTGACTATAGCTATTCCAGTATCTCTCGGGGCACTTGTAATACCTATTATGCAAACTATTGATGCAATCATTATTCCTCAAAGGCTACAATTTGCAGGATTTGAAGAAGCTGAAGCTACACATTTATATGGGTTGTTATCAGGGATGGCTCTAAGACTTGTTAGTATACCATCTACCTTCTCACTTGCACTAGGAACAACTTTAGTGCCTGCATTATCCGAAAGTAATGTATTAGCAGGTAAAAGAAGAGTAAACTATCAATTATTAAAAGCCTTAAGATTAAACTTTATATTAGTTATCCCTGCAGCGATAGGACTTTTTATTATGGCTCCACGGTTAACGTTACTGCTGTTTGATTATAAAGAAGCAGGAGAACCGTTAAGGTATTTAGCCTTTGGAACAATATTTTTATCACTTCAACAGGTAACGGCCTATGCACTACAAGGACTTGGTTTAACACCTTACCCTGTAAAAAACCTGTGTTACGGTGCATTAATAAATATTTTAATAAATTATCACTTAACAGCTATTCCAGAGATAAATATAATAGGTGGGGCAATTGGTACATGTTCTGGATTTTTTGTTGCTTCAGTTTTTAATATTAGAGATCTAAGACGACACGGTAAAGTAGGGATGGGGTTAGTTTCTATAATTAAAAAACCAATTTTTGCATCTGTATTAATGGGTGGGATAATTTATTATTTTCAACCAATTATAGATAATATAATAGCTCATACTAATATATCAACAATATTTGGGGTTTGTTTAGGAATGATGAGTTATTGTGCTATTATGATTGGTATCCGAGGTATTACTGATAAAGATCTAGAAAGTATACCTAAAATAGGTCCACAATTATCTAATGTTGTCTTAAAGATTAGGTGGTGGAGTAGTTAA
- a CDS encoding response regulator: MSNNTIRILLADDHALFRQGLKKILELEDDMAVCGEAQNGEEVIDKVKLLTPTVVLMDINMPLLNGVEATREIKEIHPDIMIIALTIHEEEEYLFEIVKEGAAGFLLKDVETSTLVQAIREASKGNCFIQPTITRKLLNEFNRLSKQSAKVIKTDEIDLYELTIREKEILELMTQGFTNKEISKELYISEKTVKNHVSNILRKLEVSDRTQAVIFALKHGIVQL; encoded by the coding sequence ATGAGCAATAATACTATAAGAATTTTGTTAGCAGATGATCATGCTTTGTTTAGACAAGGATTAAAAAAAATACTTGAGTTAGAAGATGATATGGCTGTTTGTGGTGAGGCACAGAATGGTGAAGAGGTCATAGATAAAGTGAAGTTATTAACTCCAACTGTGGTCCTTATGGACATAAACATGCCTTTATTGAATGGAGTTGAGGCTACAAGAGAGATTAAAGAAATTCATCCAGATATAATGATCATAGCTTTAACTATACATGAAGAGGAAGAATACTTATTTGAGATAGTAAAAGAAGGTGCAGCTGGCTTTTTACTAAAAGATGTAGAAACTTCAACATTAGTACAAGCTATTAGGGAAGCTTCAAAGGGTAATTGTTTTATACAACCTACGATCACTCGTAAGCTTTTAAATGAATTTAATAGACTATCAAAACAATCAGCTAAAGTTATTAAAACAGATGAAATAGATTTGTATGAACTTACTATTAGAGAAAAAGAAATATTAGAATTAATGACCCAAGGTTTTACTAATAAAGAGATCTCAAAGGAATTATACATATCAGAAAAAACAGTTAAGAATCATGTTTCAAATATACTTAGAAAATTAGAGGTATCTGACAGAACTCAAGCAGTTATATTTGCTTTAAAACATGGGATTGTGCAATTATAA